The genomic region GACGCAATCAGACCCCGGCGGCTACCTTTGCCTGACTTGCCGGACCTCGTCTGACGATCTCGTGCTGCAACGCCGCCGAGTCAGCTTGGATACCCTTTGTGCCGCAATGTCTTGGCCGGGCCCCAATCCAATCGAGGTCACGAGTAGCTAGGTACCTCTAGGGCTCGATGGAGCGCTCACCATCTGATTCCTGGACCCCGCCTCCTATCCCGTTCATTCAAAAAGACCAGCTGAGGCTGTCGGTTGGCCCCATCTTTCCCCGCAACTTGTTTCTCAACACGACATGTCTCACTTTGATAGTGAAAAGCACGCGATCGACCAAGCCGAAAAGCGCCACTCGGTCAATGGCGGCGTCCAGGCTGGCAAGGATAACAACTATGCCATCGAGATCGCCCCGGCTGGCCAGTCGCAGCACGTCCAGGACGCAGTCTTCGGTGACATGGGCGACGATGGCCCCAACTACCGTGCTGTTAGTTTTTTTGACAAGAGGCCAAAAAGTTGATCGCTGACATGTTAGGTCGGAGCCCTCGGTGCTTTCGCTCTCATGACCAAGGCCAATATTGGTATTGGTGTCCTTTCCATTCCTTTTGTTTTCATGGAGGTCGGCATGGTGCCCGGTGTCATCTTGCTTCTTGTGATCAACCTCATCATCATGTGTGAGTCTTTCCTTGGCAGTCGGTTAGCAAATGAGGCTTCCTCCCACGTAACGAGGTGGGGGAGGTGTCCAGGCACTGGGTACTGCCAGACTGTCGGTGGAGGTCATTTACGACGACCGCAAGTCATGTGCCTGGGTCCCGCGCCACCTACGAACCGCTCGCTGACAACCAGACTGCGCGTGCATCATTGGTGACTTTAAGATGAACCACCCTGAGGTGTACGCCATTGCCGACGCCGGCTTTGTCGTCGGTGGCCGCTTCGGCCGCGAGTACTTTGGTCTCGCGTTTGTTCTTTTCATGATCTTCGTCTCGGCGTCAGGcatcctcaccatcgcCACCGCTCTCAACGCCGTCTCTTCCACTGCCACTCACCACGGCGCGTGCACGGCCATCTTCATGGCCGTCTCCGCCGTCAGTGGCTTCCTCCTTGCCCAGCTACGCACTCTTGGCAAGATTTCTTGGATCGGCTGGGTCGGTCTCGTTTCAATCATGGCTGCCATTCTCACTCTCACCATCGCCGTTGGTGTCCAGGAGCGCCCTTACCTCGCTGCCAAGGAGTATCCCACTGGCCCCTGGCCCAAGAACCTCAAGATTACCAACAACCCGCCGTTCTCCACCGCCATGTCTGCTATCAACTCTATCGTCTTCGCTTTCGCCGCCACTCCCACTTACTTTGGCATCATCTCGGAAATGCGTGACCCCCGCTCGTACAAGCGCACCATGTGTACCTCGATGGGCATCCTCTACTGCGTTTACGCAACCATTGGCATTGTCGTCTACTATTTCTGCGGCCAGTACGTCGCCAGCCCCGCTCTCGGCTCGGCTGGCCCAACCATGAAGAAGGTCGCCTACGGAATCGccatccccgccctcctcgcttCCGTCTGCAtctacctccaccttgcTGCGAAGTACTTCTTTGTCCGCATTCTCTCCGGCACCCCTCACCTCTCATCCAGCACCAAGATCCACTGGGTCACTTGGTACTCGTGTGTCACCATTTCCGCCCTCGTTGCCTACATCATTGCCTCGGCCATTCCCATTTTCAGCAACCTTATCTCGCTTATTGGTGCTCTTATCGGTCCCTCGGTGTAAGTCTAGTCTACTGTTCATTTTTTTTCTTCTCAATGCTGACACAAACAGCTGTATCGCCCCATACGCGTGGATGTGGTACCACGACAACTGGAAGCTCAACCTCAGTGGACGTCGCAATGTTTTCATGCTCGCGTTCAACGCCTTCCTCTTCGCTCTCGCCATCTTCTTCACCGGTGCCGGCACCTACGGAgccatcgtcgccatcatcaACGACCCTAACCGCTCCAAGCCTTGGGACTGTGCCGACAACTCGAACACGGTCGAGACTAACAAGTAGAAGAGTGTGGAGCGTGTTCGAGATAAGGAGTAGAACAGTGTggaggcgacgaggcgagcaCGAGTACTCGCTGTGCTAGACGGTAAATTCACCTATTGTCAGTTCAATAGGTCACTCCACCCTGCGCCGGTGGCGTTGTACATAATGCATTGTTTTTGCGCTACTACTCGCCGACTGGCGGATGCAAAATCGGAGCCCGAGTCGGACCCGCTGGTGCTCCACCAGCCTCCCGTGACGCCATTCGTGCCATTCGGGTCAGCTGATGAGTTGATCACGAGCGCAAGAGAGCGCTCATTAACGTTATGTACTATGACTCCATGCCAACATCAGGGTTAGTGTGGATCTGGCAACCAAGATGGGTCATTTAGATCATCCTCAATTGCGTCTCAAGTGCGTTTGACAGAGCTCATGGTCTGTTGCATTTGCTGGCACATGACATCAAAGAATATTGCATCCTCTGTGCGCTTGATGCGGATCACAAGGTACGCTTCGTTACGGTCACGTGACCCCATCTCTGATCAGGACTCAAGATGACTTGCGAAATCATTCAAGACGTTGCGCTGCAGAAAGCCTGTTCACAGGCGACCGACGAGACGCGCTGGgtctccgcctcctcatcgcGGGGCTGTTTGTTGACGTCCATCATGCCGGCAATGCCAGAGGCTTGGCCGGGATGGAGCCGGGATGGAGCCGGGATGGAGCCGGGAAGGAGCTGCGGATCTCAAGGCCGGCACAACCAGGACAAAGAGGACAGTCACGTACGAGTGGTGAGCGTTGGGTGATATCTTTGCCTGGCAACGAATAGGCGCGTTAAGACTATCGTCTAGTACAATGACACCAACGGCGACATGAAGAATCGGGCCGGAGTGTCGGGCCGAGACGGTCGGGTTACGCCGTCAAAACATCCCCGTTCGGCCCATTAACTATCCCGCTCAACTGGACCATTGCCATTCATATCCTACTTTAGTGCCAACCATCAAAGACATGCTAATCTCTGTCCCATGAACCAGCACGTCGGCCAACGTGCTCCCCCCTTTTCAGCCGCCTCTCCATAACCCCAACGCAcatcccatccaccatgaCCAAGTTCACTGTCCATCCAGGCGAACACGAGGACGTGACTCCGTGGCGTGGCGCGCTCCCACCGCGGGCGTACGCCCCATCCAACGCCGCACACAAGAGCTTGAATGGTGATTGGAAGTTTGCGTTGGAGcccacggcggcgcgcagtCCCGCTACAGCAGAGTTCCAGAAACCCCTCTTCGCAGACGGAGACTGGGACACCATCCCCGTCCCCAGCACCTGGGTGCTCCAGGACGGCAAATACGGTCTGCCGGCGTACCAGAATATCCGGTATCCGTTCCCGATCGACCCACCGTACGTGCCCACGGAGAACCCCACGGGCTTGTACCGCCTCGAGTTCGACCTGCCTTTGGACTGGCCGAAAAATGGCAAGGTGAGCCGATACAGACCTAGCCGCTGATATTAGACGATTCTCCGCTTTGACGGCATCGAGTCGTGGGCCAAGGTGTGGCTTAATGGCACCGAGTTGGGAACAACATCGGGATCACGCTTGCCTACCGAGTTTGACGCGCCTGTGCACGCACACAACATCCTCGCGGTACAGGTGCACCAGTGGAGCGCAGCGTCGTACGTCGAGGACCAGGACCAGTGGTGGCTGCCTGGCATCTTCCGCGACGTCACCCTCATCCACCGCCCACCCAAGGCGGTTCAAGACTACTTTGTCCATGCCGACTATGACACGGACGGATCCGGCAAGCTTATGGTTGAATGCACGCCACGTGGGACTGTGCGGGTTCCAGAGCTCAATATCGACATTGGAACTGGCGAGTCGCTTCACATTCCCAAGATTGAGCCTTGGTCCGCTGAGATTCCTCGCCTGTACGAGGCGGAACTGGACACTGgagtcgacggcgaggtggtcCCCTTCAAAATCGGATTCAGGAGCGTCACGATTGAGGATGCACAGCTCAAGGTCAATGGGCAGCGTATCCTGTTCCGCGGCGTCAACCGACACGAGTTCCATCCTGAGACGGGACGgacgctcgacctcgagacgATGAGGCAGGACATTGTGCTGATGAAGACGCACAACATCAACGCCGTGCGCTGCTCGCACTACCCGCCACACCCAGCCTTTCTCGGTCTGTGCGACGAGTATGGACTGTGGGTGAttgacgagggcgacttTGAGACCCACGGCTTCGAGAACGTCGAGTGGAAAGGCAGCCCAGCTGTCGAGGACATGTGGACAGAGAACCTGGTGAACCGCACAGAGCGCATGTTTGAGCGAGACAAGAACCACCCGTCGGTGGTTATCTGGTCGCTTGGCAACGAGGCAGGGTTTGGACCCAACATTGGCCGCATGGCTGAGGCCATTCGCAAGCGCGACTCGCGACCAATCCACTACGAACGCGACCTGATCGGACAGTACGTCGACATCTTCTCGCGGATGTACGCGAGCCAGGAGCTTTGCGAGAAGATTGGCAAGGGCGAagagaaggccgaggatgagatCGAGACGGGCCGTATGCTGTTCTCGGAAGAACAGCTCAACGACAAGGTTCTGGATGCCAAGCGCCTCGCCATGCCCTTTATTCAGTGCGAGTATGCTCATGCCATGGGGAACGGCCCCGGTGGGCTCAGCGAGTACCAGGATGTATTCCACAAGTATCCCCGTACGCAAGGCGGGTTTATCTGGGAATGGATCGACCACGGCATCCTACAGCGCACCAAGGACGGTCGCGAGTACTATGCGTACGGCGGCGACTTTGGTGAGGAGATCCACGACGCCAATTTCGTATGCGACGGTCTGCTGTTTCCCGACCGCAAGCCGTCGCCGGGCCTGATCGAGTTCAAGAAGGTCATTGAGCCGGTCGAGATTACGGGCAAAGACGGCGAGGTGTCCGTCCTGAACCGGCATGACTTTGCCGACACATCTGCACTCGAGTTCACGTGGCGCCTCGAGAGCGACGGCCAG from Cutaneotrichosporon cavernicola HIS019 DNA, chromosome: 2 harbors:
- a CDS encoding uncharacterized protein (to TIGR gene model, INSD accession), yielding MSHFDSEKHAIDQAEKRHSVNGGVQAGKDNNYAIEIAPAGQSQHVQDAVFGDMGDDGPNYRAVGALGAFALMTKANIGIGVLSIPFVFMEVGMVPGVILLLVINLIIMYCACIIGDFKMNHPEVYAIADAGFVVGGRFGREYFGLAFVLFMIFVSASGILTIATALNAVSSTATHHGACTAIFMAVSAVSGFLLAQLRTLGKISWIGWVGLVSIMAAILTLTIAVGVQERPYLAAKEYPTGPWPKNLKITNNPPFSTAMSAINSIVFAFAATPTYFGIISEMRDPRSYKRTMCTSMGILYCVYATIGIVVYYFCGQYVASPALGSAGPTMKKVAYGIAIPALLASVCIYLHLAAKYFFVRILSGTPHLSSSTKIHWVTWYSCVTISALVAYIIASAIPIFSNLISLIGALIGPSVCIAPYAWMWYHDNWKLNLSGRRNVFMLAFNAFLFALAIFFTGAGTYGAIVAIINDPNRSKPWDCADNSNTVETNK
- the LAC4 gene encoding uncharacterized protein (Belongs to the glycosyl hydrolase 2 family), with product MTKFTVHPGEHEDVTPWRGALPPRAYAPSNAAHKSLNGDWKFALEPTAARSPATAEFQKPLFADGDWDTIPVPSTWVLQDGKYGLPAYQNIRYPFPIDPPYVPTENPTGLYRLEFDLPLDWPKNGKTILRFDGIESWAKVWLNGTELGTTSGSRLPTEFDAPVHAHNILAVQVHQWSAASYVEDQDQWWLPGIFRDVTLIHRPPKAVQDYFVHADYDTDGSGKLMVECTPRGTVRVPELNIDIGTGESLHIPKIEPWSAEIPRLYEAELDTGVDGEVVPFKIGFRSVTIEDAQLKVNGQRILFRGVNRHEFHPETGRTLDLETMRQDIVLMKTHNINAVRCSHYPPHPAFLGLCDEYGLWVIDEGDFETHGFENVEWKGSPAVEDMWTENLVNRTERMFERDKNHPSVVIWSLGNEAGFGPNIGRMAEAIRKRDSRPIHYERDLIGQYVDIFSRMYASQELCEKIGKGEEKAEDEIETGRMLFSEEQLNDKVLDAKRLAMPFIQCEYAHAMGNGPGGLSEYQDVFHKYPRTQGGFIWEWIDHGILQRTKDGREYYAYGGDFGEEIHDANFVCDGLLFPDRKPSPGLIEFKKVIEPVEITGKDGEVSVLNRHDFADTSALEFTWRLESDGQLVEEGTFDIAPIKAGETSSVALPALKAGGEAMYTVSARLKEDTAWARAGHEIAWGQIPLGAKPPITVVEATATPKVQDGTIVLGPARLRLVDGQLTQLGTQNVTCLNLDIWRAPTDNDVCYEKHWRAAGYDRMKHRTDTVEVTSRSVIVTTRVAAADTGRALVTVYTYTSDGETLHVSVDVVPQGEFSAPLPRLGLLLGLSDLDTVRWFGLGPGEAYPDSYRAQRLGIFESSIDEWQTPYVYPQENGNRGGVRRATVSGARGGVTIAGEFNLGVKRWTSGQLAAARHTVDLVPGDNVWINIDHAQNGLGTAACGPRPQDRFLLVAEKTGFAIALTPTNR